The proteins below come from a single Pleuronectes platessa chromosome 3, fPlePla1.1, whole genome shotgun sequence genomic window:
- the LOC128436593 gene encoding aminoacyl tRNA synthase complex-interacting multifunctional protein 1: MFLARSLVNMSSHNPLLKLEQRAAEADQIIEYLKQQVQLLKEKTIVQASVREEKKLMVENAKLKNDIEELKKQLLEKEKRRGVLDVAMTSDEPTVECSSKPTPPKPSAPVPSASPAAAQSPPPKDEGKKKKPEKKVGEKAEKKQAAPSQEDAKVDVSRLDLRIGRIVEAQKHPDADSLYVEQVDVGEASPRTVVSGLVKHIPLDQMQNRMAVLLCNLKPAKMRGVVSQAMVMCASSPDKVEILDPPSGAAPGDRVTFQGFPGEPDKELNPKKKVWEQVQPDLRTDGQCVATYKGAAFEVAGKGVCKAQTMSNSGIK, encoded by the exons GTTCCTGGCTCGCTCCTTGGTCAACATGTCCAGTCACAATCCTCTGTTGAAGCTGGAGCAGCGAGCAGCTGAGGCCGACCAGATCATCGAGTACCTCAAACAGCAAGTCCAGCTGCTGAAGGAGAAAACAA TCGTCCAGGCGAGTgtcagggaggagaagaaactgATGGTGGAGAATGCGAAACTGAAGAATGACATCGAGGAGCTGAAAAAACAGCTGctggaaaaggagaagaggagagggg TGCTGGACGTGGCCATGACATCAGATGAACCCACAGTGGAGTGCAGTTCGAAGCCCACCCCTCCCAAACCCTCTGCTCCTGTACCCTCGGCCtcgcctgctgctgctcagagccCCCCTCCCAAAGACGAGGGTAAAAAGAAGAAGCCAGAGAAAAAAG TCGGGGAGAAAGCTGAGAAAAAGCAGGCAGCTCCGAGCCAAGAAGACGCCAAGGTGGACGTGTCTCGACTGGACCTGCGTATTGGGCGTATAGTTGAGGCGCAGAAGCATCCAGATGCTGACAGTCTGTACGTGGAGCAGGTTGATGTGGGAGAGGCTTCCCCCAGAACAGTGGTCAGCGGGCTGGTCAAGCACATACCTCTGGACCAG ATGCAGAACCGCATGGCAGTCCTGCTCTGTAACCTGAAGCCAGCCAAGATGAGGGGAGTTGTGTCCCAGGCGATGGTCATGTGCGCCAGCTCGCCAGACAAGGTCGAAATCCTTGATCCTCCAAGTGGAGCAGCACCAGGAGACAGAGTGACTTTCCAGGGCTTCCCAG GTGAACCAGACAAAGAGTTGAACCCTAAAAAGAAGGTGTGGGAGCAGGTTCAGCCAGACCTACGCACAGACGGCCAGTGTGTTGCAACCTACAAAGGAGCTGCCTTTGAAGTCGCTGGCAAGGGAGTGTGCAAAGCCCAAACCATGAGCAACagtggaataaaataa